From the genome of Clostridium sp. BNL1100, one region includes:
- the asnB gene encoding asparagine synthase (glutamine-hydrolyzing), protein MCSILGLVNFKDGTRSISQEALEAMRLTTVHRGPDQHGFFRDEYVCFGHNRLAVIDVANGLQPMTAVFEGKSYTIVYNGELYNSNELRSELENLGVEFKTRCDTEVLLYSYILWGMGCSEKLNGIFAFAVYDNDKKQIYVSRDRMGVKPFFYTFIGDTFIFSSEVKSILKHPQIKAELDSEGIWQLLYLSPMRPSNSGIFKNIFEISPGFHGIFNRNGLELRKYWSLQAYELEDSESSIIEKTKFYLTDAIQRQLVSDVPLCTLLSGGLDSSVVTAVARADKKNGDLLSTYSFEYEGNKQHFTSTSFQPESDDTYAVWLGEYLGTDHTVLTVSQKTIADLLYDAVKYRDYPGMADIDSSLLYYCKQIKKRHTVALSGECADEIFGGYPWFYKPEMLHRNFFPWIHDPESRIFLFATDFAKPKQGMDFVNQMYRDSVNACPVTGNETEEMKTARLANWLSVNWFMVSLLERKDIKGKHYILNTNSISSSVITTFVIRAFATFFFCSRS, encoded by the coding sequence ATGTGCTCAATTCTTGGTTTGGTAAATTTTAAAGATGGTACAAGAAGCATCTCTCAGGAAGCCCTTGAAGCCATGAGGCTGACTACTGTTCACAGAGGCCCTGATCAACACGGTTTTTTCAGAGATGAATATGTTTGCTTTGGCCATAACAGACTTGCCGTTATTGACGTTGCTAATGGTTTGCAGCCTATGACTGCTGTTTTCGAGGGTAAATCCTATACTATCGTTTACAACGGCGAGCTTTATAATTCAAATGAATTGCGGTCAGAGCTTGAAAATCTGGGAGTGGAATTTAAAACCCGCTGCGATACGGAGGTTTTGCTTTATTCGTACATACTTTGGGGTATGGGATGTTCGGAAAAACTTAATGGTATTTTTGCTTTTGCAGTTTATGATAATGATAAAAAACAGATTTACGTATCCAGAGACAGAATGGGCGTAAAACCGTTTTTTTATACTTTTATAGGAGATACTTTCATTTTCTCCTCAGAAGTAAAATCAATTTTGAAACATCCCCAGATTAAAGCGGAGCTTGATAGTGAAGGTATTTGGCAACTCTTATACCTCTCCCCCATGCGCCCTTCCAATAGCGGAATCTTTAAAAATATTTTTGAAATTTCTCCAGGTTTTCATGGAATTTTTAACCGTAACGGACTTGAATTACGCAAATACTGGTCTTTGCAAGCTTACGAGCTAGAGGATAGTGAAAGTTCTATAATCGAAAAAACAAAATTTTATCTTACAGATGCAATTCAGAGACAGCTGGTTTCTGATGTACCCTTATGTACTTTATTATCAGGGGGGCTTGACTCATCAGTAGTAACCGCTGTTGCCCGGGCCGACAAGAAAAACGGGGATTTATTGAGTACCTACTCCTTTGAATATGAAGGAAACAAGCAGCATTTTACCTCTACAAGCTTCCAGCCTGAAAGCGATGACACTTACGCTGTTTGGCTGGGTGAATATCTTGGTACAGACCATACGGTTCTTACTGTAAGTCAGAAAACCATTGCAGACCTTCTTTATGATGCTGTAAAATATAGAGACTACCCCGGTATGGCGGACATAGACTCCTCTCTGCTATATTATTGCAAGCAGATTAAAAAAAGACATACTGTTGCTTTAAGCGGTGAATGTGCCGATGAAATATTCGGCGGATACCCATGGTTCTATAAACCTGAAATGCTCCACCGCAACTTTTTCCCATGGATACATGATCCTGAATCAAGGATTTTCCTGTTTGCTACTGATTTTGCAAAGCCAAAGCAAGGTATGGATTTTGTAAATCAGATGTACCGTGACAGTGTAAATGCATGTCCTGTTACAGGGAATGAAACTGAGGAAATGAAAACTGCAAGGCTGGCAAATTGGCTTTCTGTAAACTGGTTTATGGTATCTCTTTTGGAACGAAAGGATATAAAAGGAAAACATTATATCTTAAATACTAATTCAATTTCCTCATCAGTGATAACTACTTTTGTAATCAGGGCTTTTGCAACGTTTTTTTTCTGTTCAAGGTCGTAG
- a CDS encoding cation:proton antiporter: MEKVLIDIALILIFTKIGGLVSRKLKMPEVLGALIAGVILGPAVLKLVDYTEHIKLLSDLGVIMLMFLAGLETNVDELKKAGKTSLVIALGGVIVPLILGTAAAYLFFTNFWENLFVGVILTATSVSISVETLNELGKLNTKAGVNILGAAVIDDVLGLILISIVLAVSKTVGSGASGSDAVLSLVLTFVKIIVFCVIAVIMIVIVPKFINKIKADSSHKRDLLTYAIAMALILAFISELLGIAAITGAYICGLTLSQFIHREYIEKNVKAISSGFLSLIFFASVGIAADIKGLNFEVVLITLVMFVIAVVGKLFGCGGAAKLFKMSKRECIQIGVGMISRGEVAIITANIGMQNKIISEEIYIPTLIVVILTTVITPALLKIVFSSKHGLNDSAA, translated from the coding sequence TTGGAAAAGGTTCTTATTGATATTGCCCTTATTCTGATTTTTACAAAAATAGGAGGGCTTGTAAGCAGGAAATTGAAAATGCCTGAGGTATTGGGCGCATTAATTGCAGGTGTTATTCTCGGCCCTGCGGTTCTGAAGCTTGTTGATTATACCGAACACATAAAGTTGCTGTCCGATTTGGGTGTAATTATGCTTATGTTTCTTGCCGGTCTTGAAACTAACGTGGATGAGCTGAAAAAAGCGGGAAAAACATCTCTAGTTATCGCCCTAGGTGGAGTAATTGTGCCATTGATACTGGGAACAGCGGCTGCGTATCTGTTTTTTACAAACTTCTGGGAAAACCTCTTTGTGGGTGTAATTCTAACGGCTACCAGTGTTAGTATTTCGGTTGAAACACTTAACGAGCTTGGCAAGCTCAATACAAAAGCCGGGGTAAATATCCTGGGAGCAGCTGTTATTGACGATGTTCTGGGTCTGATTCTCATATCAATCGTTCTTGCTGTATCCAAAACTGTGGGAAGCGGTGCATCTGGTTCAGATGCCGTATTAAGCCTTGTTCTGACCTTTGTTAAAATAATTGTATTCTGTGTAATTGCAGTAATTATGATTGTAATAGTGCCTAAATTTATTAATAAAATCAAGGCTGACAGTAGTCACAAGAGGGATCTTTTAACCTATGCCATAGCTATGGCGCTTATTCTGGCATTTATATCAGAATTGCTTGGTATTGCTGCAATAACAGGAGCATATATCTGCGGTTTGACGCTTTCACAATTCATACACAGAGAGTACATTGAGAAAAATGTCAAAGCTATATCATCGGGATTTTTGTCACTGATATTCTTTGCGAGCGTGGGTATAGCAGCGGATATCAAGGGGTTGAACTTCGAAGTTGTTCTTATTACACTTGTTATGTTTGTGATAGCAGTTGTTGGTAAACTCTTTGGGTGCGGAGGAGCGGCAAAGCTGTTCAAAATGAGCAAACGTGAATGTATTCAAATCGGAGTAGGTATGATTTCAAGAGGTGAGGTTGCAATTATTACAGCAAACATTGGAATGCAAAACAAGATTATCTCCGAGGAAATATACATTCCAACACTGATTGTAGTTATACTTACAACAGTAATAACCCCTGCATTATTAAAGATTGTATTCAGCTCAAAGCACGGTTTGAATGATTCAGCAGCCTAA
- a CDS encoding recombinase family protein: MIAIYTRQSVDKKDSISIESQIGFCMKEISSENYKIYTDKGYSGSNINRPAFEEMIRDIKIGIIEKVVVYKLDRISRSLLDFAHIIECFNKYKVEFISQTEKFDTSTSMGRAMLSIVMVFAQLERETIQQRVKDNYYQRGKTGLYLGGVAPFGYNKVQTFLNGKKTYMFEMDEEKSEIVKQIYSMYAEEPKSLGVIARHLNTKKLKTNKEHNWTAATVARLIRNPVFVKANADVYLYLKKKGAVINNDISDFIGENGCYVYGERQSITTSKFTDLTNNFVTIAPHKGIITPELWLECQYIADENKHLKNSGRGKNSWLSGLIKCGYCGYAVTVVKSRGLLYINCGGRKNGFCYGRKKVIYLKEIEQIVETKLLEKMKSLKPDYIVRTNSHLKEINDLKIQLAKVDEDISKLVDSLLTLNETAESYINERINELDNKKKLLQNKINKLSMDNSPNNIKGEDLSEYLKNWDNYDLEQKKNVAKALITKVVITDEEIELVFKI, encoded by the coding sequence ATGATTGCCATATATACAAGACAATCCGTAGACAAAAAAGACAGCATATCCATAGAAAGTCAAATCGGATTTTGTATGAAAGAGATATCTTCCGAAAACTACAAAATATATACCGACAAGGGCTACAGCGGGAGTAACATAAATCGGCCAGCATTTGAAGAAATGATCAGAGACATAAAAATAGGTATTATTGAAAAAGTAGTGGTCTACAAGCTTGATCGTATAAGTAGATCACTTCTTGATTTTGCACACATTATTGAATGCTTCAATAAATATAAGGTAGAATTTATCAGTCAGACTGAAAAGTTTGATACAAGTACATCAATGGGCAGGGCAATGCTGTCAATAGTAATGGTCTTTGCCCAACTGGAAAGAGAAACTATCCAGCAAAGAGTAAAGGACAACTACTATCAGAGAGGAAAAACAGGGTTATATCTAGGTGGTGTAGCTCCCTTTGGCTATAATAAGGTTCAAACATTTTTAAATGGCAAAAAAACTTATATGTTCGAAATGGATGAAGAAAAATCTGAGATCGTTAAGCAGATTTACAGCATGTACGCAGAGGAGCCCAAATCCTTGGGAGTCATAGCAAGACACTTGAATACAAAAAAATTGAAAACTAACAAAGAGCATAATTGGACAGCAGCAACTGTAGCCAGGTTAATCCGGAACCCTGTATTTGTCAAAGCAAATGCGGATGTTTATCTTTATCTTAAGAAAAAAGGTGCTGTTATAAATAATGATATAAGTGATTTTATAGGCGAAAATGGCTGCTATGTGTATGGAGAAAGGCAATCAATAACCACCAGTAAATTCACGGACCTTACTAATAATTTTGTAACCATAGCACCGCATAAAGGTATAATAACCCCGGAACTGTGGCTTGAATGCCAGTACATAGCCGATGAAAACAAACATTTAAAAAACAGTGGCAGAGGAAAAAACAGTTGGCTCTCCGGACTAATAAAGTGTGGATACTGCGGATATGCAGTAACAGTCGTAAAAAGCCGAGGACTGCTATATATCAACTGCGGAGGAAGAAAAAACGGGTTTTGCTATGGAAGAAAAAAGGTTATTTATCTAAAGGAAATTGAACAAATAGTTGAAACAAAGCTATTGGAAAAAATGAAATCACTAAAACCAGATTATATTGTCAGAACCAACTCACATTTAAAAGAAATTAATGATTTAAAAATCCAGCTAGCTAAAGTTGATGAAGACATAAGCAAACTGGTTGATAGTCTGTTAACCTTAAATGAAACAGCGGAAAGTTATATAAATGAAAGAATTAATGAACTGGATAATAAAAAGAAGCTGTTACAAAATAAAATAAATAAACTTTCTATGGATAACTCACCAAACAATATAAAAGGGGAAGACCTTTCAGAATATCTAAAAAACTGGGACAACTACGACCTTGAACAGAAAAAAAACGTTGCAAAAGCCCTGATTACAAAAGTAGTTATCACTGATGAGGAAATTGAATTAGTATTTAAGATATAA
- a CDS encoding MDR family MFS transporter, whose amino-acid sequence MQQLTQKRKTMVMIALMATMFFAAINQTIISAALPKIIAQLGGMDYYSWVITGYMLTSTISTVIFGKLSDIYGRKIFLLSGIVVFLIGSFLTGVSANIFQMIAFRGVQGIGGGILMSISLTAVGDLYPPQERAKWTGVMMSIFGISSILGPVLGGVMVDYVAWKWLFWLFLPLGVVALVMIWSLFPKLSGNSSECIDYLGSIFLALSITSLLLGFSWAGTKYAWISPQILGLFGATIVGILVLVIIERKAKSPVMPLSMFKNQGVTISFAASFVMSGGMMGAMSYIPFFIQGVKGLSATTSGLLNIPMSLMMIIFSTLVGRWMSKSGNYRLFAVLGLGIMSGSMIIMANMNSIVWAAISLIIFGIGLGFGMTVFTTTAQNSAPTSQLGVVTASCTLFRNLGGTIFIAIFGSIMNTSMARNMQTVMASGSGIDLTKLDGETAEKFTAMANPQLLLDNNKLEAIQASLPEQVQMLFSKMMDLVRAVMGDALTSVFYIGALLLLVGVILSLFLKVKTAAEDNSKEFEEEESAA is encoded by the coding sequence ATGCAACAACTGACTCAGAAGCGAAAAACCATGGTTATGATAGCGTTAATGGCCACTATGTTTTTCGCTGCAATTAATCAAACAATAATTAGTGCGGCATTGCCAAAAATTATTGCTCAATTAGGGGGAATGGACTATTATTCATGGGTAATTACAGGTTACATGCTTACCTCAACAATCTCTACCGTAATTTTTGGAAAGTTATCTGATATCTACGGAAGAAAGATTTTCTTACTTTCAGGAATTGTTGTTTTTCTAATAGGTTCTTTTTTAACAGGTGTGTCAGCTAATATTTTTCAAATGATAGCATTCCGTGGGGTTCAAGGAATTGGTGGAGGTATTTTAATGTCAATTTCACTTACGGCTGTAGGTGATTTATACCCACCACAAGAAAGAGCTAAATGGACTGGTGTTATGATGTCAATCTTTGGTATATCCAGTATCCTAGGACCGGTTCTTGGAGGCGTTATGGTTGACTATGTTGCTTGGAAATGGCTATTTTGGCTCTTCTTACCTTTAGGTGTGGTTGCCTTAGTTATGATTTGGAGCCTGTTTCCTAAATTATCGGGGAATTCCTCAGAATGTATTGATTATTTGGGATCAATTTTTCTGGCACTTTCAATAACCAGCTTACTTTTGGGCTTCTCATGGGCTGGGACAAAATATGCATGGATTTCACCTCAAATTTTAGGTCTCTTTGGTGCCACTATAGTGGGAATTTTAGTTCTTGTTATTATTGAACGTAAGGCCAAGAGTCCTGTTATGCCCCTTTCTATGTTTAAAAATCAGGGGGTTACCATTTCTTTCGCTGCAAGCTTTGTTATGAGTGGCGGAATGATGGGTGCTATGTCATATATTCCTTTCTTTATTCAAGGTGTAAAAGGACTATCAGCAACAACATCAGGTTTATTAAATATTCCAATGTCTCTTATGATGATTATATTTAGTACATTGGTGGGACGTTGGATGTCAAAGTCAGGTAATTACAGGCTATTTGCTGTACTTGGTTTAGGTATTATGAGTGGAAGTATGATTATAATGGCAAATATGAATAGCATTGTATGGGCTGCTATAAGCTTGATTATTTTTGGTATAGGTTTAGGATTCGGTATGACAGTATTCACAACAACAGCTCAGAATTCTGCTCCAACTTCACAGCTAGGTGTAGTAACAGCTTCTTGTACTCTTTTCCGTAACCTTGGAGGTACTATTTTTATTGCTATATTTGGTTCTATTATGAATACTTCAATGGCAAGAAATATGCAAACAGTAATGGCATCCGGTTCTGGAATAGACCTTACAAAACTTGATGGTGAAACTGCTGAAAAATTTACAGCTATGGCAAATCCTCAATTGTTGTTGGATAACAACAAGCTTGAGGCTATACAAGCAAGCTTACCGGAACAAGTTCAAATGTTATTTTCCAAGATGATGGATTTAGTTCGAGCTGTAATGGGAGATGCATTAACGAGCGTATTTTATATAGGTGCTTTGCTTTTACTTGTAGGTGTTATCCTTTCATTATTTTTGAAAGTAAAAACTGCTGCTGAAGATAATAGTAAAGAATTCGAAGAAGAAGAATCTGCAGCATAA
- a CDS encoding MarR family transcriptional regulator: MQEQPDIDIRRFVETFEKLARAERRKQSLFGLKQSEVRVLLCIEQLSHENKQVITVSEISKKMFVTSPTVTELIKSLSINGYIERSVDSQDKRVSDIKLTAKGEKIVQKLITYFTSLFSGLIEKIGVEQSETLLDLLDQVCLYLNETNLESD, translated from the coding sequence TTGCAGGAACAACCAGACATAGATATTAGAAGATTTGTGGAGACCTTTGAAAAATTAGCAAGAGCTGAACGGCGTAAACAGTCATTATTTGGCTTAAAGCAAAGTGAAGTGCGTGTTTTGCTTTGTATTGAGCAGCTTTCTCATGAGAACAAACAGGTCATTACAGTTTCAGAAATCAGTAAGAAAATGTTTGTAACTTCTCCTACTGTTACTGAGTTAATAAAAAGCTTAAGTATCAATGGATATATTGAACGCAGTGTTGACTCTCAGGATAAACGAGTCTCTGATATAAAATTAACGGCTAAAGGGGAAAAAATAGTACAGAAATTAATAACCTACTTTACCTCTTTGTTTTCCGGACTTATAGAAAAAATAGGAGTAGAACAGAGCGAGACTTTACTTGATTTATTAGATCAAGTATGTCTTTATCTTAATGAAACAAACCTGGAAAGTGACTAA
- a CDS encoding MFS transporter, with product MNLLKFREIYFNKKSLSEEDMRVSRNISIFEGCTARSILTLTSGAFLVGFAKYLGASNEQSGIIAAIPVLAGIVTVFSPIVLEKLESRKLLTCMLCFIGRLMMGLMILIPFISPYKTVRVQLLIWVFFIANLIMAFTIPYAQTWLLNITPERIRGAYYGKRESIVLGTVTVVTLLMGQVLDKFEQIGHQFTGFIVLYAFVIVTAFVNIILFSKIKEPVNPVLKSGVSIKNLFTLPAKNKNFMKITFITLLWNLGYQIAFPFTSVYMVSTLHLRYGLVTAMAVLASITSVISVRFWGRIADKKSWLYIMKLMIVLQILSFLTWFFINPDTVYILMPIAHILGGAAISGVNISVNNLQYSYSPADNKTVYMGFSSAVNGIIGFVGTLIGSFFIKVTETRGISPVGFSIGNMQMLFFTAVVVLTVSIFSISKFRINNAN from the coding sequence GTGAATTTATTAAAGTTCAGGGAAATTTATTTTAATAAAAAAAGCCTTTCCGAAGAAGATATGAGGGTTTCAAGGAATATATCTATTTTTGAAGGCTGTACCGCCAGAAGTATTCTTACCCTTACCAGCGGAGCTTTTTTGGTTGGATTTGCTAAATACCTTGGCGCAAGCAATGAACAGTCGGGAATTATAGCTGCGATTCCGGTATTGGCGGGAATAGTGACGGTGTTTTCTCCTATAGTTCTTGAGAAGCTGGAAAGCAGAAAATTGCTGACCTGTATGCTATGTTTTATTGGAAGATTAATGATGGGGCTGATGATACTTATACCTTTTATAAGTCCATACAAAACAGTAAGGGTTCAATTGTTGATATGGGTATTCTTCATTGCTAACTTAATTATGGCTTTTACAATCCCATACGCACAGACGTGGCTTCTGAATATAACCCCTGAAAGAATTAGAGGTGCCTATTATGGCAAACGGGAATCAATAGTTTTGGGTACAGTTACTGTTGTTACCCTTCTTATGGGACAGGTTCTCGATAAATTTGAGCAGATAGGACACCAATTTACCGGATTTATTGTATTATACGCTTTTGTTATTGTTACGGCTTTTGTAAATATTATATTGTTTTCAAAAATTAAAGAGCCGGTTAATCCTGTTTTAAAATCAGGGGTTTCAATTAAGAATTTATTTACACTACCAGCTAAAAACAAGAATTTTATGAAAATAACTTTCATAACTCTATTATGGAATTTAGGTTATCAGATTGCTTTCCCGTTTACCTCGGTTTATATGGTATCGACCCTTCATTTACGATATGGCCTTGTTACGGCTATGGCCGTTCTGGCTTCAATTACAAGTGTTATATCCGTCAGATTCTGGGGAAGAATTGCAGATAAAAAATCATGGCTCTATATTATGAAGCTAATGATTGTTCTACAGATTTTAAGCTTTCTAACTTGGTTTTTCATAAATCCGGACACTGTATATATTCTGATGCCTATAGCTCATATCCTCGGTGGAGCTGCAATTTCAGGAGTAAACATATCTGTGAACAATTTGCAGTACAGTTACTCTCCTGCCGATAATAAAACGGTATACATGGGTTTTTCATCAGCAGTTAACGGTATTATTGGGTTTGTAGGCACTTTAATAGGTTCATTCTTTATTAAGGTAACGGAAACCAGAGGAATTTCTCCGGTAGGTTTTTCAATTGGTAATATGCAGATGCTGTTTTTTACAGCGGTGGTTGTTTTGACAGTAAGTATTTTTAGCATATCGAAATTCAGAATTAATAATGCAAATTAA
- a CDS encoding ABC transporter permease subunit yields the protein MKKKVTVYAEGMLFINLIWYAIYLTFRTRIIPNPIRVYRSFYLFFQEAMFLHISISLWRVFAGVTIALLLGSLIGYKMAVSEMWNKILNPLVFFTYPVPKTALLPIIMTIFGLGGASKIILITMIIIFQIIITVRDSVVGIDKECIYNIRSMGASQGQILYHIVVPEIIPGILTSLRVTIGSALSVLFFCEAYGTSWGMGYYILDAWTRIDYISMYKGILVLSSVGIALFFLIDLLEQKIVKWR from the coding sequence GTGAAGAAGAAAGTAACAGTGTATGCTGAGGGTATGTTATTTATAAATTTGATATGGTATGCAATATACTTAACATTTCGAACAAGGATAATTCCCAACCCTATAAGGGTATACAGGAGTTTTTATTTATTTTTTCAAGAGGCCATGTTCCTGCATATAAGTATAAGCCTTTGGAGGGTATTTGCCGGAGTAACAATAGCACTTTTACTGGGGTCATTAATAGGGTATAAAATGGCTGTATCGGAAATGTGGAATAAAATTCTTAACCCATTGGTATTTTTCACATATCCTGTTCCAAAAACAGCACTGCTTCCTATAATTATGACTATATTCGGTTTGGGAGGGGCTTCCAAAATAATTCTTATAACAATGATAATTATCTTTCAAATAATAATAACCGTAAGAGATTCCGTTGTCGGCATAGATAAAGAGTGTATCTACAATATAAGAAGCATGGGGGCATCCCAAGGGCAGATTCTGTACCATATTGTGGTACCTGAAATCATACCGGGTATATTAACCAGCTTGCGTGTAACAATAGGCTCTGCACTGTCTGTTCTTTTTTTCTGCGAGGCTTATGGTACTTCATGGGGGATGGGGTACTATATTCTTGATGCCTGGACCAGAATAGATTATATCAGTATGTACAAGGGAATTTTAGTGTTGTCTTCTGTAGGGATAGCACTGTTTTTCTTGATTGATCTATTAGAACAAAAAATAGTCAAATGGAGATAA
- a CDS encoding asparagine synthase C-terminal domain-containing protein — MSLRERKDRMSMASGLEVRVPFADHRILEYVYNVPWKIKFKNKVEKSLLREAMSDYLPDKILYRKKSPYPKTHNPEYESIVSEMFEEVMATPDSILKDILHPDTLPLLRSGSNVTWYGQLMGRPQLIAWLIQLDYWFKEYKVTIV, encoded by the coding sequence ATATCTCTGCGTGAACGAAAGGACCGTATGTCAATGGCAAGTGGACTTGAAGTCAGGGTTCCTTTTGCAGACCACCGGATTCTGGAATATGTTTATAATGTACCATGGAAGATAAAATTTAAAAATAAGGTTGAGAAGTCGCTTTTGAGGGAAGCCATGAGTGATTACCTGCCTGATAAAATTTTGTACAGGAAAAAGAGTCCATACCCCAAAACTCACAACCCTGAGTACGAATCAATAGTCTCAGAAATGTTTGAAGAAGTTATGGCTACTCCAGATTCCATACTCAAGGATATACTGCATCCGGACACTCTGCCACTTCTCCGTTCCGGCAGCAATGTAACATGGTATGGGCAGCTTATGGGAAGACCACAGCTTATTGCATGGCTGATACAGTTGGATTACTGGTTTAAGGAATATAAAGTAACAATAGTTTAA
- a CDS encoding ATP-binding cassette domain-containing protein: MLEMTDVSVYYESKGKKHSAAGPITLQVANSETCAIIGPSGCGKTSLLRIMAGVQSNFTGSLRLDGEDLKPNLHRIAYIPQNSGFLRWKTIRNNCLLPVKIRKLPLDREVYSRLLEITRRMEIEDIMDRYPSQVSGGQLQRAAVARSLMIKPDLLLLDEPFSALDALTREYAQNMLRCVLRDFKATAVLVTHSIEEAVFLADRVIVLSASPGKIIADITTLSSEYDDRSAVRYTKLAAIVRQLIKEEWEGYGEEESNSVC, encoded by the coding sequence ATGCTTGAAATGACAGATGTTAGTGTTTACTATGAATCAAAGGGAAAGAAACATTCTGCCGCAGGGCCTATAACTTTACAGGTGGCCAATAGTGAAACTTGTGCGATAATTGGTCCGTCTGGCTGTGGGAAAACAAGTTTGCTTCGAATTATGGCAGGAGTCCAAAGCAACTTTACGGGTAGTTTAAGGCTAGACGGAGAGGATTTAAAGCCAAACTTACACAGAATTGCATATATTCCTCAGAATAGCGGATTTCTGAGATGGAAAACCATCCGTAATAACTGCCTGCTGCCTGTAAAAATTAGAAAGCTTCCTTTGGATAGGGAAGTTTATTCAAGACTGCTAGAAATAACCCGAAGAATGGAAATAGAAGATATAATGGACCGGTATCCTTCACAAGTTAGCGGAGGACAGCTTCAAAGGGCTGCAGTGGCTAGAAGTCTTATGATAAAGCCGGATTTATTGTTACTGGATGAACCTTTTTCGGCATTAGATGCCCTAACACGTGAATATGCACAAAATATGTTACGTTGTGTTCTAAGGGATTTCAAGGCTACGGCAGTACTTGTTACACATAGTATAGAAGAGGCTGTCTTTTTGGCTGACAGGGTAATTGTACTTTCAGCCTCTCCGGGAAAGATTATTGCTGATATTACAACTTTAAGTAGTGAATATGACGATAGGTCGGCAGTCCGTTACACAAAGCTTGCGGCAATAGTAAGACAGCTGATAAAGGAAGAATGGGAGGGGTACGGTGAAGAAGAAAGTAACAGTGTATGCTGA